A single window of Nicotiana sylvestris chromosome 3, ASM39365v2, whole genome shotgun sequence DNA harbors:
- the LOC104227058 gene encoding uncharacterized protein: MANDAKEAYFERNIIVSNEDLLLHRKLNTEQKIAYDIILQRVFSNESGAFFIDGPGGSGKMFLYCVLLATVRSKGFVALATTTSGVASSILPGGRKVHSRFKFPINIDEKFSCNISKQSSLASLIRDAKLIVWDDVSMAKKNMIEALDSLLKDITNTNVLFGGKSCCVWRGF; encoded by the coding sequence ATGGCAAATGATGCGAAGGAAGCATATTTCGAAAGAAACATCATTGTGAGTAACGAAGATTTGTTGTTGCATAGAAAATTAAATACAGAACAGAAAATAGCATACGACATAATCTTGCAAAGAGTATTTTCTAATGAATCAGGAGCATTTTTCATTGATGGTCCTGGAGGAAGTGGTAAAATGTTTTTATATTGTGTCTTATTAGCAACTGTGAGATCTAAAGGATTTGTAGCATTAGCAACAACAACTTCTGGAGTTGCATCTTCGATCCTTCCAGGAGGACGAAAAGTTCATTCACGTTTTAAATTTCCGATTAATATCGATGAAAAATTTTCTTGCAATATTAGCAAGCAAAGCTCACTGGCATCTTTGATTCGTGATGCAAAATTGATTGTGTGGGATGATGTATCAATGGCCAAAAAGAACATGATTGAAGCTTTAGATTCTCTCTTGAAAGATATAACGAACACAAATGTGCTTTTCGGCGGAAAAAGTTGTTGTGTTTGGAGGGGATTTTAG